CGAGACGTTCGGCCTGTCTCTCCTCGACGCGACGTTCCGCGGCCAAGCGCCGACGGCCCAGCTCTCTGCGTCGGTGCTCGAGGGAGGCGCCGTGGTACGCACCGTGACGTTCACGAACAGCTTCGTCACGGCCTACCGCGGCGAAGGTTTCGACGTCACCGCCGGGACCTACGTGGAGACGGTCGAGCTCCAGCCGGGCCCGGGCAGCACCGCGCTCTGAGTCCGACGACGAGTCGTCGGACTCTTTCCTACCCAAGGCGCTCGCGGCAGCCGCTCGCGCTCTGAGCGCAAGGCGGCGAGGCTGCGAGGGGCGCGCGATCGCCGCGCCTCACTTCACCTGCGTGAAGACGCCGTCGTGACCGGTCTGGCCGTTCTTGCCAGCGCCGTCGTGGCAGCCCGTGCACACCGATTTGGCGCTGCCCGAGTCGCCTTGGCCGTTCGCGATGACGCTCGCGCCGATGTTCTCGTACCAGTAGAACGACTCCACCCCGCCGGGCTTCGTCTTGAGGAGCATCGCGTAGCCCGTGAGGGTGCCGTTCGCGTCGAAGAGCTCCTTCACCGAAGCAGCGCCCACCGGGTACTCGCCCGCGCCGTGGCGGGACAAGAGCCCGTTCGAACAGATGCGGTTCGCCGAGTGGCCCGTCCCCGCGCGCCCCGGGTGCGGCGCGGGCTCGCACGCCCACTTGGTGTAGGCCTTGCTCTCGAGCCATGCTTTCACGGTTGCGGCGTCTCCCGTGGGAGGGGTCTCCGCGTCTCCGCCCGTGGCGGGAGGGGGAGCGGACGCGTCGCCAGCGGGTGAGGTGGTGGGCGTCGCCGTGGCCGTGGGGCTCGTGGGGCTCGTGCCCGACGGTGTGGGGTTCGTGCCCGGAGCGGGAGATTCGGCGTCGCTCGAGCACCCCGAGACGAGGCTGACGATGGCCGAGAGCGCGACGAGGGAGCCGAGGGCGACGAGGCGATAGGTCATGTCCCCGCTACGCGCGGCGAGAGGCGTGGTTTCGCACGATCACGAAAGCCGTGCGCGAGAGCGCAAGATCGGCGACCGAACACGGACGAGCTCGGGGAAAGGTCGGCGCAGGCCGCGGCACGGGGCTTGCGACCGCAGCGGGCATGCTCACCGCCCGTCGTCTCGTCGCGGCCTGCCTCGTCGTCAGTGTGCCCTGGATCGCCCACGCGGCCGCCACCCGCTCCGACAGCGTCTCGGTCCAAGTCGCACGCGGCACCACCACGCAGACGACATCGGCGACCGTCTCGGGCGGTGGCGTCAAATTCCTCTACGCGAGCCAGGCCGTGGGAACCGATCGTTTCCGTACGACCGTGGTCTCGGCCCGCGAAGCCGCACCTCTCGTGGCCGAGATCTCGCAGACCGGCATGAACACGACCGTCACCTGCGATCTCCCGGGCGTCACCAAGGTGAGCCCGATCGAGATCCGCATCGCCCCCCGCGTGACGAGCTCGGGAGGCGCCGTCGAGACGACCTTCGCACCCGGCGCACCGACGTACGCCAACGTGACCTTCTCGGCCCCGCGCGCGAAGGGCGAGAGCGCCCTCGGCACATGGGCCCGCACCGCAGCGACGAGCCCGGGCACCGCGCGGCGAGACGTCACCGTGGCGCTCAAGGGCACGGCGGGAGACGTTCGCACGATCGTCCTGCGCGGCGCCATGCCCGTCCTCTACTCCCCCCTCGAGACGAGCTGGCAAGGGGCGACGGTGCTCACCGCGCTCGAGACCTTGGAGGTCAAGGTCGAGCGCGTCGACGTGGGCGGGGCGGCCTCCACGTTCGGCGGCGAGTGGCTCGGAGCGACGCTGCGTGGGCAGGACGCTCGCGCCGACGTCACGGTCACCTACTTCGTCGCCGAGAGCGCGGCGCGCACGACGAGGTACACCGGGAGCTTCCTCGCGGGCTACAAGACGACCGAGATCACCGTGGGCGCGCGGGGCTTCACGGAGCGCTGGGAGATCCAGCCCGGGCCGGGCGCGCAGCCGTACTGACACGCCCGATCGCCGTCGCCGGAGCTCACTTCGGCGCGCGAACGCGAACCGGAGCCGCGCGCACACGGAGGAGCTCCGGGGGCGCACCAGGATAGCCCGCGTCGACGTCGAGGCCGTCGCCGAGCTGCCCGCTCTGGTTCTGTCCCCAGCACGCCACTTGGCCCTTCTGGCCCGCGGCCGTGCCGAGCACCGCGCACACGTGCTCGCGCCCCACGGCGAGCGCGCTGGCCGAGGGCGGCAGAGAGACCACGTTCGCGAACGCGCCGTTCGTCTTCGTGTCGAGCGCGCCGCGCCCGAGCTGACCGACGTCGTTGGCGCCCACGCACTGCACTTGGCCCTGGGTGACGACACACGTCGTCTGACCGCCCGCCGAGAGGGCCGTCACGTTCGTGGCGTCGAAGCCCGCGACCCCTTCTGCGGGGCGGTATCCCGTGGTAGCCGAGCCCGTCTGCCCGCGCGTGTTGTTGCCCCAGCAGCGAAGGCCCGTCGGCGTGACGCCGGCCTGTTCGAGCCGGATGCACGCGTGCCCGGCCCCCGCGGCGACGAGTCCATCCTTGAAGAGCCCGAAGACGGGCGCCTGACCGCCGTCGCTCGCCGTGCTCGGGAAGCGCATGGAGATGTCGAACCCACCGGGCTGCGGAGGCGCGCCGATCTGCCCGTTCACGCGGCTGCCCCAGCACGCGATGGCGCTGAAGAAGGCCGCGCCCGCCGCCCCGTAGAACCCGGAGCAGGCGAAGTCGTCGCCGGCGGCCACCGTGAAGCCCTCCTGCGGGCTCCCGGCCTCGGTGCCGTTCTGGGTCACGAGGATGGGCGTGGTCGCGGGTTGACCGTTGGTCGACTCGGTGCCGACTTGCCGCGCGATGTTCTCGCCCCAGCAGAAGAAGCGACGCGCGGGGAGCCCACCGAGATCGCCACCCTTCATGCCCGCGCAGGTGAACGCCGCGCCAGCGGTGAGGGTCTCGGCGGTCGTCCAGAACGAGGCGTTCTTCGCCGGCGGCGACACGGGCCCCACGGTGCCCGTCGCGACGAGGCTGCCTCGACCGAGCTGCCCGCGCTCGTTGCTGCCCCAGCACCGGAGCTGGCCGTCGGTGAGGATGGCGCACGTGTGGTTCCCGCCCGCGGCGACCTGCACGGCCTTGCCACCGAGCTCGACCTTCACGGGGAACGAGCTCCGCGCCACCTGCGCCGTGGGCACGCCGAGCTGACCCGCGCCGTTCGCGCCCCAACAGAGCACGTCCTGCCCCGCCGTCACGACGCACGTGTGCGCGCGGCCCGCCGAGATCTGCACGGCGTCCTCGAGGAGGGGCCCGGTGCTCGCGTCGAGCCCCGCGTCGTTTCCGGGCTGCGCACCATCGGGAGCGACGGACGTGTCGGGGGCGGTGCCGTCACTACCTTGGCCTGCGTCGCTCGCACCCACGGGCTCGTCACCCACGCAGTGGATCGTCGTCGCCGCCGCCATGACCGCACCGAGGGCCACGCCCCACCCACGCCGAAAGCTCTTCATGACCATCCTCCGTACCCAAGGGTAGTGAATGGTAGCCCGAATATCGAGCGGCCGCAGCGAACGCGCCTCAGCGCCACTTCGCGACGTACGCGTCGACCATCTCGGCGACCCGGTCGATGCGCGTGTAGCCCTCACGGGTGCGCTCGACGCCCACGTTCGATGCGTCGGCGCTGCCGCGCACCGTGCCGATGATTTTCCCGTCGCAGAGGAGCGGCCCACCCGAGTCGCCGCTCGTGGCGATACCGGTGACCCATTTCACGACGACCTCGTTCGTCGTCACGTCGGCGACTTGGCTCTTCGCCGAGCGGCGCGAGCCGGCGGTGTAGGCGTTCGGGTTCTGGGCCGTCGGCGTGAGGTGGGCGCCGAAGCCCACGGCCGTGCACACGTCCCCGACGAACGGGTTGTAGAGGCCCCAGAAGAGGCGGATGTCCCCCGTGTAGCGAGGGATCGGCGCGACGTCCGTGATGGGCGTCGCGAGGTGCACCACGGCGACGTCGAGCTTCCCGGTGCAGCCCGGACCATCGGGTTTCTCGTAACACGGGTGCACGACCCACTCTTTCACGCCGACCGAGCGGAGGTTCGCGGGGACGGGCTCCTTCCCCGCGGGCACCGTGCCGAAGAAGAACGCCGTGGGCTTGCCGAGGGCGACGTGCGCGGCGGTCAGCACGACGTCGGGGGCCACGAGCGCGCCGCTCCCGAAGCTGCCGGACGCGAAACGAAGCATGCCGACCGCGGGGTACGATCGCTCGACCTTCCCCCCATTGATGGCCTCCTCCGAGCTCGCCCCACCCGTGTCCACGGGCGCATCGTCGGCCTGGGCAGAGCACGCGAAGAGCGACGCGAGCGCGAAGAGGAGGGCAGCGCGAGACGAGACGGAGGACATCGTTTCTACCGTATCACGGCCTTTCGTGTGCTCGCCCGCGAGACCGGAACGAGACCTTCGAAAGGACGAACGGCGCCTCGCACGGGTGCGGAGCGCCGTCGTGGTCGGCCCGAAGGGACCGAGGCTCAGCCCTTCTTCTTCTTCTCGACGAACGCGGCGATGCGGGCGATCGAGTCGAGGTTCTCCGGGAGGAGCTCGGCGTCGTCCACCTTGATGCCGTAGGTCGACTCGAGGTGCGCGACGACCTCGAGCACGCCGGTCGAGTCGATGACGCCCTTGTCGAGGAGCGAGGCGTCGTCCGGGAGCCCGGCAGGATCCGCCACGTAGAAGTTTTTGACGATGAACTGACGGACGTCGGCCTGAATGCTCATGAGTCTCTTCCCTCACCCCGTGATCGCCACGGCCTCCGGAGTCTCTCAGGTTCGGAGGGCCACGACAAGCGTATCCCGCCCTCGCGCCGCATCCGACCTCAGACCTTCTCGACCACCGTCGTGAGGGGCACGTCGCGCGGAGCCGCGGGCCTCGCGAGGATGTGCTCGTGCACGAGCTGGGTCGACAAGATGCCGACGACCGCCATGTTGTCGGCGTTCGAGAACTGACCGCTCGCGGCGCGTGCGCGGCACTTCTCCCAGAGCGTGCGAGCCTGGGAGACGCCGAACACCCCGGCCTCGGCGAGCGCCTTCTCGCTCATGACGTGCTCGGTCCACTCGGGCACGCCCTCCCCCACGAACGAGAGCGCGTCGGGGGCGCGGTACGGCTGCTTCTTTCGCGCGAGAATATCGTCCGGGACGAGATCCCGGCTCGCGCGTTTCAAGACGTGCTTTTCGTCGAGGACGTGCAGCTTGTAGCTCGCGGGCAACGTATCGGCGAGGGCCATCACGTCCTTGTCGAGGAAGGGGAAGCGCCCCTCGACCGAGTTGCCCATGAGCATGCGATCGCCCTGCGACGAGAGCAGGTACCCCGTGAGGAGCGTGCGGATCTCGACGTACTGATCCTGGGCGAGCGACGACCACCGCGAAAACTCGGGAGGGAGCGTCGCGAGGAACCCGGCGACCACGTCCACGGACGCGGTGGCCTTGGTGATCTCGGGCGAAAAGAGGCGCTTCAGCGCCGCGGTCGAGCGCCACCGGGCCTCGTGGGCGAAGCCGGGTTGCCCCGCGTTCTCGAGGTTCTTGCCGAAGAACTGCACGGCCATGGCCTTCTGCGCCACGGGGGACCGCGCGAGGTACGGGTAGAGACGATCGAGGAGGAGCGGCCGCCGCTTGGAGCCCGGCTCCTTCGCCCAGAACCTCCGGACCTTTCCCTCGCGGAACAGATCGTAGCCGGCGAACATCTCGTCGGCGCCCTCGCCCGTGAGGACGACCTTGATGCCATGATCGCGCACGAGGCGAGAGAGCAAAAAGAGCGGCGCGGGAGCGGTGCGGAGCACGGGGCGCTCGGCGAAGCGTACGACGTCGGGGAAGACGCGGGCGATGTCTCCGCGTTTCACGGTGATGGAGTGGTGCTCGGTACCGAGGCGCTCGGCCATCTGCCTTTGGTACTGGGTCTCGTCGTACTCGGCGTCCTCGAAGCCGACGGAGAACGTCGAGAACTTCTCGCCCTTCGCGCGGAGCCCGAGAGCGGCCACGAACGACGAGTCGAGGCCGCCCGAGAGGTAGCTCCCGACCTGCACGTCGGCGCGGAGCATACGGAGGGCCGTGGCCTTCTCGAGCGCTTCGCGTACGGCAACGGTCGCGTCCTCGAGCGTGCCCTTGAACGTGTGCGCGCCGCCGGGCTCACAATAGTGGGGCTGCCAGTACGGAGCCTCGCGCACCCCGCCGTTCTCGTAGGTGCGCACGAAGCCCGGGCGGAGCTCCTCGACGCCGGCGAACACGGACCGTGGCGGCACGATGCTCCAGAACGTGAACGTCTCTTCGATGCCCAGCGGATCGAAGGCGCGCGGGATGCTCGCGTCGGCCGCGAAAATAGCCTTCACCTCGCTGCCGAAATAGACGCGGCCCGCGTGCTCGGTCACGTAGAGCGGTCGCACGCCGACCCGGTCGCGCGAGAGGACGAGGCGCTTCTTCGTCTCGTCCCAGAGCGCCACGGCCCACTGGCCGTTCATCTTGGCGAAGGCGGCGTCGCCCCAGGCCTCGTACGCGTGCACGATGACCTCGGTGTCGCTCTTCGTGCGGAAGGTGTGCCCGAGGGCGAGGAGCTCTTCGCGGAGCTCGACGTAGTTGAAGATCTCGCCGTTGAAGGCGATCCACAGGGTGTGGTCCTCGTTGGCGAGGGGCTGCTGCCCCGTGGAGAGGTCGATGATCGAGAGGCGGGCGTGGGCGAGACCTGCGCGCCCGTCGCGGTAGATGCCGAGCTCGTCGGGTCCGCGGTGGAGCATGGCCCCACACATCCGCTGAAGCTCCTCCCGAGTAGGGCTCTTGGCCGCGCCCGTTCGGGCAAAAATACCCGCAATTCCGCACATCGTTCGCTCTCCCGCGTGGCCCCGGCGCCCGAGGCCCCACGAAGCTAACGGAAAAGCTCACGCCCGTCGCGGCCCTCTTCGAGGCCCCTCTGCCCTCGAGAAGGTTCGGGGACAGGCGGACGCACACCTTCACGGCATCCCAAGGTACGACCTCCCGACCCAAGGTAGGGCCAAGCCTCTCGGGGCCGTGCCGACGAGGACGCCCTTCTCGTGCGCGCGAGACCACGATAGCGTGGGGAATCGTGGGAAGCGTCGCACCGGGGGGAACCATGGCGGCGATCGAGGGCGTCAGCCTCGGCCGGAAGGCCTCGATCATGAACGGCGTCGCACGCGCCACGGAGTGCCTCGTGGGCGCGCCGGAGTGGCGAGGTGCGATGAACGAGGTCTTGGCGACGTTGGGGGCGTCGGCCGGGGTGAGCCGCGTCTACCTCTTCGAGCGCCTCACGGTCCCGGGCGACCACATGCGGGTATCGCAGACCTTCGAGTGGGCCGCGCCGGGCATCGCGCCGCAGATCGACCACCCCGAGCTCCGCGATTTCGATCTCGGGCTCTTCCCGCGCTGGACGAGGTTGCTCCGCGAGGGCGAGCCCGTGTTCGGAGACGTCACCGACTTCCCCGACGAGGAGCGGCCCATCCTCGAAGATCAGAACATCGTCTCCATCCTCGTGCAGCCCGTCTCGATCGGAGGCGCGCTGTGGGGATTTCTCGGCTTCGACGCGTGCGTCGGCCCGCAGCGCTGGGAGCCCGTCGAGATCGACGCGCTCCGTATCGCCTCGCTGGTGCTCGGATCGAAGGTCGAGGCGGAGCGTCGCGAGCACGAGGCGCGGAACAGCCACAAGATGGAGGCCCTCGGCCGCATGGCCGGAGGCGTCGCGCACGACTTCAACAACATCTTGGCGGTCGTGATGGGGAGCCTCGATCTCGTTCGTCGCACCGTCGGTGATCCCGACAAAGCCGACACGGCGCGGCGTCACCTCGGCGTGCTCGACCAAGTGACCGAGCAAGGCGCGCGGCTCACCCGCCAGCTCCTCGACTTCGCACGGCAGAGCGCGCCGACGGCGAGAGCGACCGATCCGCGGGCGGTCGTCGGGTGCATGGCCGACGTGCTGACGCGGGTCGCCGGGGCTTCCGTGGCGGTCGAGATCGACGGTCTCGACCACGCCTCGCCGGTGAGCCTCGACGCCGCGTCTCTCGAGCGTGTCGTCATGAACCTCGTCGCCAACGCACGCGACGCCATGCCGAACGGCGGAGTCATCCAGGTTCGCCTCCGGACCCTCGACGCGACGGACGCGAAGGTCTTCGGCGACGTCCTCCCGCCCGGGACGTACACCTTGCTCAGCGTCCGAGACACGGGAGAGGGCATCCCAGGCGAGCTCCGCGACAAGATCTTCGAGCCCTTCGTCACCACGAAAGACACGGGGCACGGGCTCGGGCTGTCGACCGTGTACGGCGCCGTCATGGGCGCCAAGGGGCACATCGCCATCACGAGCGAGCGAGGCGAAGGCACCGAGATGCGGGTCTATCTGCCCATCGCGTGCGCCCCGCCCGAAAGAACATCTTCCGCCCGCGTCGCGAGCGTCGTCCCCGCGCGGAGACCGAGCCGTCGAATCGCCGTTTGCGACGACAACGCGGTATTCCGCGCATGGGTGGCGGACGTGCTCACGGAAGCAGGCTACGACGTGATCGTCCCCGACGACGCGCGCGCCTACCTGGCCTCCCCGAAAGAGATCCCCGAGATCGATCTGCTCGTGACGGACGTGAGAATGCCAGGCGTCGACGGCCCGACGCTCCGCAAGCGCCTCCGCGAGCTCCTACCTGGCACGCCAACGGTCTACATGTCGGGCTTCTCGGAGGGGCTACTCGCCCAGGCCGACAAGGAGAACCAAGGGAGCGGGCGCGCCGAGGCCTTCCTCGACAAGCCCTTCTCCCGTGAAGAGCTCCTCGCCACCGTCGACGGCGTACTCAAGGCCCGGGGCTGAAGCCCGACTCGACTACTTCGGTATCCATACCCGCGACGAGAACGGATCGAAGACCACGGAGAACGCGTCGACCAAGAACGACGCGCCGAGCTGCGCCGCGGGGACGGTCCACGTGTCGATGCCGCCGCATTTCTCGGCCTCCGGAATCTTGTCCTTCACGAAGACCACATTGCCTTCGTCGTGCCGACCAACCACGCCACCTTCGGCGATGAAGTCGACCGCCGTGCCCTTACGGAGCCTGTAGGCCGCAGCCTTTTGGCTCACCCCGGCGGCGCACGTCGTCAGGAAGAGGTCGTCCTCGGGAGCGCGAACGAGGAGCCCGGGGTCCTTCGTCTGGATCTGCTCGAGCAGGGCTTGGTTGACGTTCATCGAGTGCCGGGTCACGCGGTCGTCGTAGCCGCTATCGATCTGCGCGAGCGCGCGCACACCGCCGATCGCGATGGGAACGGTGGGCACGTTCGGGACGGTGAACCCGGCGGTCGACGCGGCGTCCGGGGCCGCGAGCACCTCGGAGAGCGGGCGGAGCTTCTTCGTGTCGTTCGCGAAGAAGCCCCCCGTCGGAATGGGCGAGAACCCCGCCCCGAGGAGCTGGGCATCGGTGCAGAACGCCTTCGGGTCCGCTTTGTGGATTTTGCCTTTTTCGTAGTCGAGGGTGAAGGGGTAATTGGCCAAGAAGTCGGTGCCGATGATTCCCGACT
The DNA window shown above is from Myxococcales bacterium and carries:
- a CDS encoding trypsin-like serine protease codes for the protein MSSVSSRAALLFALASLFACSAQADDAPVDTGGASSEEAINGGKVERSYPAVGMLRFASGSFGSGALVAPDVVLTAAHVALGKPTAFFFGTVPAGKEPVPANLRSVGVKEWVVHPCYEKPDGPGCTGKLDVAVVHLATPITDVAPIPRYTGDIRLFWGLYNPFVGDVCTAVGFGAHLTPTAQNPNAYTAGSRRSAKSQVADVTTNEVVVKWVTGIATSGDSGGPLLCDGKIIGTVRGSADASNVGVERTREGYTRIDRVAEMVDAYVAKWR
- a CDS encoding acyl carrier protein, with product MSIQADVRQFIVKNFYVADPAGLPDDASLLDKGVIDSTGVLEVVAHLESTYGIKVDDAELLPENLDSIARIAAFVEKKKKG
- the asnB gene encoding asparagine synthase (glutamine-hydrolyzing); amino-acid sequence: MCGIAGIFARTGAAKSPTREELQRMCGAMLHRGPDELGIYRDGRAGLAHARLSIIDLSTGQQPLANEDHTLWIAFNGEIFNYVELREELLALGHTFRTKSDTEVIVHAYEAWGDAAFAKMNGQWAVALWDETKKRLVLSRDRVGVRPLYVTEHAGRVYFGSEVKAIFAADASIPRAFDPLGIEETFTFWSIVPPRSVFAGVEELRPGFVRTYENGGVREAPYWQPHYCEPGGAHTFKGTLEDATVAVREALEKATALRMLRADVQVGSYLSGGLDSSFVAALGLRAKGEKFSTFSVGFEDAEYDETQYQRQMAERLGTEHHSITVKRGDIARVFPDVVRFAERPVLRTAPAPLFLLSRLVRDHGIKVVLTGEGADEMFAGYDLFREGKVRRFWAKEPGSKRRPLLLDRLYPYLARSPVAQKAMAVQFFGKNLENAGQPGFAHEARWRSTAALKRLFSPEITKATASVDVVAGFLATLPPEFSRWSSLAQDQYVEIRTLLTGYLLSSQGDRMLMGNSVEGRFPFLDKDVMALADTLPASYKLHVLDEKHVLKRASRDLVPDDILARKKQPYRAPDALSFVGEGVPEWTEHVMSEKALAEAGVFGVSQARTLWEKCRARAASGQFSNADNMAVVGILSTQLVHEHILARPAAPRDVPLTTVVEKV
- a CDS encoding response regulator; this translates as MGSVAPGGTMAAIEGVSLGRKASIMNGVARATECLVGAPEWRGAMNEVLATLGASAGVSRVYLFERLTVPGDHMRVSQTFEWAAPGIAPQIDHPELRDFDLGLFPRWTRLLREGEPVFGDVTDFPDEERPILEDQNIVSILVQPVSIGGALWGFLGFDACVGPQRWEPVEIDALRIASLVLGSKVEAERREHEARNSHKMEALGRMAGGVAHDFNNILAVVMGSLDLVRRTVGDPDKADTARRHLGVLDQVTEQGARLTRQLLDFARQSAPTARATDPRAVVGCMADVLTRVAGASVAVEIDGLDHASPVSLDAASLERVVMNLVANARDAMPNGGVIQVRLRTLDATDAKVFGDVLPPGTYTLLSVRDTGEGIPGELRDKIFEPFVTTKDTGHGLGLSTVYGAVMGAKGHIAITSERGEGTEMRVYLPIACAPPERTSSARVASVVPARRPSRRIAVCDDNAVFRAWVADVLTEAGYDVIVPDDARAYLASPKEIPEIDLLVTDVRMPGVDGPTLRKRLRELLPGTPTVYMSGFSEGLLAQADKENQGSGRAEAFLDKPFSREELLATVDGVLKARG